The sequence below is a genomic window from Nostoc flagelliforme CCNUN1.
ACTGGGTTTACGATGCTTGATGAGGGTGAGTTCACTAGAACCCCATGATTTAAAAATCCCACGGCTATAAGCCGTGGGAGTGTCCAATAAATTAGTAATATAATGTTTTAATGTGTGGTTAATAAGTAAATTTTATAGTATTGAGGGAGACAGACCTGATCCCATGAGGAGATGCATCTGGTGTCTCCCAGTAAAGCTTCTAGGCGAGTGTTATTGAAGCTGATACTAAAGGTTTTTTCTTGGCTACTTTCAGCGCACCCACAGCAAATATGCCAAGGGCAACTACTGTAGTAGGCTCAGGCACTTGTTTAGGTGGAGGAGGTGGAGGAGTGTAGTAAGGGGCTTGTCCTTTGAGTTTGCTACTGTCTTCACGCTTGGTTGCAGAACCGACGCTCATTAGGCGCACTCCAAAATTTTGCTGAGAAAACTGAGCCAACGTTAAAGCTTTGGAACTATGGGATAGGGTAAAGATGGTAGATTGAATGTCGCCTTTTCCTTGAGCTATACCTTCTTGACCAATTTCTACCCCAGCATCAAAGAAGTTATGCTCCTTACCGTTGCCGTTGAGATTGTTGTTACTGTCGCCTACAGAGTCAACTGTTCCAGCAGGGCCAAATTTGCTAGCTGTTACATCTTTACCTACGACTTGGAGACCTTTAAGGAGTGAGTCATCCAAAATGTTGAAGAAAACACCGCGGATGTCAGCAATTGTGTTGCTGTCGGTGGATAAATAATCTACTTTAAACTGAACTTTGCCAGACCCTGCTATTGCGTCATTCAAGGTAAACTTCACCTGAGTATCCGCACCGGTGAAGTCATTGATAGTGAAACTCATCGAAGCGGCGTTAGCAGGGGCAAAAACAGAAGATGATATCACAACAGCAGTAGCAGCTAAGAAGGAAGGTATTGCTGCCGTGAAAAATGGATGTTTCATGTTAATCAATGTTTGCAAAACAAAATGGTAAGATTCAGTTGCTAATCATGGGAATTTTGCTGTTTGCTATCCATGTAAAATCAGATGCATCCAGTGACAGCCTTTTATAACTTTAGAGATTTAATTAGAGGTTGTCTATAATACCAGCCTTAATTCAAAAAGACTTTATTTTTGGCTTTATATAATATAAAACCCAGTATTACTACTGGGTTTTGTTAAAATTAGAAATTATTTAAATCACAGTATTTACCGAGAGTCAACGGCATATTCAATCAGCTTGGCAAGACGCTGGCGTAACGTTTCTAATCCCAAACGCTGACTCGCAGAAATAAACACCGCTAGAGGGAATTCTTCTCTAGCCAAAGCCAGTGTCTCACTATCGGCTTGATCAATCTTGTTAAAAACAACCAGCGCTGGGCCAGGAGTTATTGGCATTTGCGCCAAGATTTCTCTGACTGAGCGAATATGACGCAACCAAGCGGGGTGAGACAAATCCACCAAATGTAGTAGGGCATCGGCTTCTGTGACTTCCTCCAAGGTGGCGCGGAAGGCATCCATTAACGATGCAGGCAGTTCATGTATAAACCCTACCGTATCTGTAATCAGAATTTCTTGAGGTTTATCAGCTTCGCCATGAGGAATTACCAGGCGGCGGGTAGTAGGATCGAGAGTGGCAAATAGCTGGTCGGCTGTATAAACTTCTGCATTCGTGAGAGCATTCAGCAAAGTGGACTTGCCAGCGTTGGTATATCCAACCAAAGCCACTGAGGGAACTTCTTGATGCTGTCGTCGCTGCCGTAAGCGCGAACGATGTGCT
It includes:
- a CDS encoding PEP-CTERM sorting domain-containing protein (PEP-CTERM proteins occur, often in large numbers, in the proteomes of bacteria that also encode an exosortase, a predicted intramembrane cysteine proteinase. The presence of a PEP-CTERM domain at a protein's C-terminus predicts cleavage within the sorting domain, followed by covalent anchoring to some some component of the (usually Gram-negative) cell surface. Many PEP-CTERM proteins exhibit an unusual sequence composition that includes large numbers of potential glycosylation sites. Expression of one such protein has been shown restore the ability of a bacterium to form floc, a type of biofilm.) → MKHPFFTAAIPSFLAATAVVISSSVFAPANAASMSFTINDFTGADTQVKFTLNDAIAGSGKVQFKVDYLSTDSNTIADIRGVFFNILDDSLLKGLQVVGKDVTASKFGPAGTVDSVGDSNNNLNGNGKEHNFFDAGVEIGQEGIAQGKGDIQSTIFTLSHSSKALTLAQFSQQNFGVRLMSVGSATKREDSSKLKGQAPYYTPPPPPPKQVPEPTTVVALGIFAVGALKVAKKKPLVSASITLA